One Sphingopyxis macrogoltabida genomic region harbors:
- a CDS encoding copper resistance system multicopper oxidase: MERRRFVSGALGGGAAAAMAAWFPAWAQPVSSGITAPLPTVSGNDITLRIARQTMRIDGKVSRAIGINGTVPAPLVRLKEGQSARLTVVNDLDEDSSIHWHGLILPFQMDGVPGVSFPGIKPRSKFVYEFPVVQSGTYWYHSHSGLQEQLGHYGPIVIDPAGADPIGYDREHVVVLSDHSQLSPEAIFRKLKVNPGHFNMQRQTLAGLLAGKDQPLKERIDWGKMRMDPTDVADVNGSTYTFLVNGHGPRDNWTALFSPGERVRLRIVNASAMTIFNVRIPGLRMTVVQADGLNVVPTEIDEFQIAVAETYDVIVTPVEDRAYTLVAEANDRSGMGRATLAPRAGMVAEVPPLRERPLATMKDMGMGDMSGGAMAGMDHSGGDMGAMPMPASDPSCPPEHAKMGHCTPAGESGAMAGMDHGSGGGMQHSMRDFSVAPQVKRDPSVQTISPMPMDRMGEPGQGLENVGHKVLTYHDLVALERNPDTRAASRSLDIHLTGNMERFMWSFDGIKMSDYHEPIPFIEGERVRINLINDSMMSHPIHLHGHFFELVTGKGDRSPRKHTVLVQPGGIASFDFTADALGDWAFHCHLLYHMHAGMMRVVSVRPKGDGE, encoded by the coding sequence ATGGAAAGGCGTCGGTTCGTCAGTGGAGCTTTGGGTGGAGGGGCTGCTGCGGCGATGGCCGCATGGTTCCCGGCCTGGGCCCAGCCGGTGTCGTCCGGCATCACCGCGCCGCTTCCGACCGTATCCGGCAATGACATAACGCTGCGCATCGCGCGCCAGACGATGCGCATCGACGGCAAGGTCAGTCGCGCGATCGGGATCAACGGCACCGTGCCCGCGCCGCTCGTCCGGCTGAAGGAGGGACAAAGCGCGCGCCTCACCGTCGTCAACGATCTCGACGAGGACAGCTCGATTCACTGGCACGGCCTGATCCTGCCGTTCCAGATGGACGGCGTGCCCGGCGTCAGCTTCCCCGGGATCAAGCCGCGCTCGAAGTTTGTCTATGAATTCCCGGTCGTTCAATCGGGGACCTATTGGTATCACAGCCATTCGGGGCTTCAGGAACAGCTCGGCCATTATGGCCCGATCGTCATCGATCCCGCGGGCGCCGACCCGATCGGCTACGACCGCGAGCATGTCGTCGTCCTGTCCGACCACAGTCAATTGTCGCCCGAGGCGATCTTCCGCAAGCTCAAGGTCAATCCCGGCCATTTCAACATGCAGCGCCAGACGCTGGCGGGCCTGCTTGCCGGCAAGGATCAACCGCTCAAGGAGCGGATCGATTGGGGCAAGATGCGGATGGACCCGACCGACGTCGCCGACGTCAATGGTTCGACCTACACCTTCCTCGTCAACGGCCATGGTCCGCGCGACAACTGGACCGCGCTCTTCAGCCCCGGCGAGCGGGTACGCCTGCGCATCGTCAATGCGTCGGCGATGACGATCTTCAACGTCCGTATCCCGGGCCTCAGGATGACCGTCGTCCAGGCTGATGGGCTCAATGTCGTGCCGACCGAAATCGACGAGTTCCAGATCGCGGTCGCCGAAACCTATGACGTCATCGTGACCCCGGTCGAGGACCGTGCTTATACGCTCGTTGCCGAGGCCAATGACCGCTCGGGCATGGGACGCGCGACGCTCGCACCGCGCGCTGGCATGGTCGCCGAGGTGCCGCCGCTCCGCGAACGGCCGCTCGCGACCATGAAGGACATGGGCATGGGCGACATGTCGGGCGGCGCGATGGCGGGTATGGACCATTCGGGCGGCGATATGGGCGCCATGCCCATGCCGGCGAGCGACCCTTCTTGTCCTCCCGAACATGCCAAGATGGGCCATTGTACGCCAGCGGGGGAAAGCGGCGCGATGGCGGGCATGGATCATGGATCTGGCGGAGGCATGCAGCACAGCATGCGCGACTTCAGTGTCGCGCCGCAGGTCAAGCGCGATCCCAGCGTTCAGACGATCTCGCCGATGCCGATGGATCGCATGGGCGAGCCGGGGCAGGGACTGGAGAATGTCGGGCACAAGGTGCTGACCTACCATGACCTTGTCGCGCTCGAGCGCAACCCCGATACCCGCGCCGCCTCGCGCTCGCTCGACATCCATCTGACCGGCAATATGGAACGCTTCATGTGGTCGTTCGACGGCATCAAGATGTCCGACTATCACGAGCCCATCCCCTTCATCGAGGGAGAGCGCGTGCGGATCAACCTCATCAACGATTCGATGATGAGCCACCCCATCCACCTCCACGGCCATTTTTTCGAACTGGTGACGGGCAAGGGCGACCGGTCGCCGCGCAAGCATACGGTGCTTGTCCAGCCGGGCGGCATCGCGAGCTTCGATTTCACCGCCGACGCGCTCGGCGACTGGGCGTTCCATTGCCACCTTCTCTATCACATGCACGCGGGGATGATGCGCGTCGTCAGCGTCCGTCCGAAGGGAGACGGCGAATGA
- a CDS encoding RNA polymerase sigma factor has translation MSADLSQCSDQDLAAFARAHREDAYRELLRRYKTGVYRLIVKQIGDADEAMDLTQETFVSGFSALDRYDGERPFRTWIARIALNKCRDWARRRKVRAFFSRALPLENAHHVASDGPGPDSAATDRRELARVRGAIDQLPQNLREVLLLRGVDEVSQAETAVILRVSEKTVETRLYRARTRLRELLAGTSASAEG, from the coding sequence GTGAGCGCCGACCTATCGCAATGTAGCGACCAGGATCTGGCGGCCTTTGCGCGCGCGCACCGCGAAGACGCCTATCGCGAGTTGCTGCGCCGTTACAAAACGGGCGTCTACCGGCTCATCGTAAAGCAGATCGGCGATGCCGACGAGGCGATGGATTTGACGCAGGAGACGTTCGTCTCCGGCTTTTCGGCGCTCGATCGCTATGATGGCGAACGCCCCTTCCGCACATGGATCGCCCGTATCGCGCTCAACAAATGTCGCGACTGGGCACGACGGCGAAAGGTGCGCGCCTTTTTCTCCCGCGCGCTCCCGCTCGAAAATGCGCATCACGTAGCAAGCGATGGTCCTGGGCCCGATTCCGCGGCGACCGACAGGCGAGAGCTCGCCAGGGTTCGCGGGGCGATCGATCAGCTGCCGCAGAATTTGCGCGAAGTGTTGCTCCTCCGCGGTGTCGACGAGGTCAGCCAGGCCGAAACAGCGGTCATTTTGCGGGTCAGCGAGAAAACAGTCGAAACGCGCCTCTATCGAGCGCGGACCAGGCTCCGGGAATTGCTCGCGGGAACATCTGCGAGCGCCGAGGGTTGA